A region from the Aegilops tauschii subsp. strangulata cultivar AL8/78 chromosome 5, Aet v6.0, whole genome shotgun sequence genome encodes:
- the LOC109782215 gene encoding uncharacterized protein, which produces MQRSRGCAPGGEHGWAAADGGMQLQRRERELVAQLHELLFPSTSSGASSCSGLAADLYWEHGSPQVKATASCGGGKRRGGRKRVREDERHEEGQGQRGGAATATKATTRCRRKKQGATTTTLVTTVPDFDGYQWRKYGQKQIEAAKHPRNYYRCTNSTNQGCPAKRTVQRNDDDGSDDGRPRYTVVYISEHSCKATESAAVPVILETTVRTDTAAAPDVAVVPGSSSGAISSETQSPASSSDITWSSGGSDGGANVPPRERDDYSRLFAIEDDCWGWNASPPAPAAAAALLQEMDFDGPIRSPVHVAAADGSWISDLFVNEPPFVLNSCHLFGL; this is translated from the exons ATGCAGAGGAGCAGAGGTTGTGCCCCGGGCGGTGAGCACGGCTGGGCAGCGGCGGACGGCGGGATGCAGCTGCAGCGCCGGGAGAGGGAGCTGGTGGCGCAGCTGCACGAGCTGCTGTTCCCGTCCACGTCGAGCGGCGCGTCCTCGTGTTCTGGTCTTGCAGCTGACTTGTATTGGGAGCACGGCAGCCCGCAGGTGAAGGCAACCGCGTCGTGCGGCGGAGGCAAACGGCGCGGGGGTCGCAAGAGAGTCCGGGAGGATGAAAGGCACGAGGAGGGGCAAGgacaacgcggtggtgctgcgaCTGCGACGAAGGCTACTACTCGTTGCAGGAGGAAGAAGCAAGGGGCAACGACGACGACGCTCGTCACGACGGTGCCGGATTTCGACGGCTACCAGTGGAGGAAGTACGGCCAGAAGCAAATCGAAGCGGCCAAGCACCCTAG GAATTACTACCGATGCACCAACAGCACGAACCAGGGCTGCCCGGCCAAGCGAACGGTGCAGCGCAATGACGATGACGGCAGCGACGATGGACGGCCGAGGTATACGGTGGTGTACATCTCGGAGCACAGCTGCAAGGCGACCGAGTCCGCGGCCGTGCCGGTGATCCTCGAGACCACCGTCCGCACCGACACCGCAGCAGCTCCAGACGTCGCCGTCGTTCCCGGTAGCAGCTCTGGTGCTATCAGTTCTGAGACTCAATCGCCGGCAAGCTCCTCGGATATCACATGGAGCAGCGGCGGCAGCGACGGCGGTGCCAATGTGCCGCCGAGAGAGCGCGACGATTATTCGCGTCTGTTCGCTATCGAGGATGACTGCTGGGGGTGGAACGCGTCGCCGCCGGCacccgctgctgctgctgcgttGCTCCAGGAGATGGACTTCGACGGGCCGATCAGGTCGCCGGTGCACGTCGCGGCAGCGGACGGAAGTTGGATTAGCGACTTGTTCGTGAACGAACCACCATTTGTTCTCAACAGCTGCCATTTGTTTGGCCTCTAG